In the genome of Homalodisca vitripennis isolate AUS2020 unplaced genomic scaffold, UT_GWSS_2.1 ScUCBcl_2537;HRSCAF=7413, whole genome shotgun sequence, the window ACAcgcatgttttgtaaaaatatcatatgcGCATATGCTTTTATTTAGTACCtacataatacattacatttgttTTTCCAGGTTccatataaaataatcttaagtTTTAGTTAAACCCTTTGGTATATTGTACTTGTAAGCAAGCAGCTCTCCCTTTGAACATTGCCTTAATCTTACTctaatcttatttattttgaggttatgtttggtGTTAACTGCCAGTCATTATTGGTTGTGGTTGAGCCAAGACCAAACCACAACCAATCTTGTTATCTTGTTTGCTTTTCGTTTTGTTGGTTAGTATGTACAAATAaagttggtatttatttacaataccgtgaccatgaaaaattgactttttttcatgggttgggcatttatagccaagtattattatcacaggtgcatataaactggggggaaagtatatcattgtattatattgatgcctttcggccattattgcattaagaatggaaaataaccgacaaaattttgtcgaacaacacttcgagggttaaggatcaggggcatcacgtgatctgagattcgacttttgcaagctcgagttaattttttttctaaaagagcaagcagtgcgcagcactgcgcagcgggcaggcatcgttgacaggattaacgtcatcatttcagtaaaattgccagaggtactgtcaaaaacagagttttcagaggatttcaaaaaatcgtaactcctttgattttcgttgccgacgaattttttcttcactattgttttcaggaaaaattgtagttttcaggaaaaaaaaattaacatacctttccatggtcacgattttgtaaattgataccataaAGTTAAGTACTgtgaacattaaaaaacattagtattgtgtttattattgtaaacaatgatATGGTAAGAGTAAAGAAAgcttataaaataactgtttaaaatgttatgaggagaTGGAGTAGGCCTAATGAAAAGGTCAGACTTCAAGTTGATGTAAATACTAATTCTACCACATTCAAAAAGACAGAAGAAGAATCTTCTAGCAATGTGAATTTCTTTCCATTATACACTAGCAGAAAATGAAAGGCCAAGAGGTTTTGAGTTTACAGCTTAACATTgcaaagaaaatcttaaaaagtgTTAATTGAGAACTCAATAAATGGATTTGGTGTACAGATAGCTAATAAAGTTTCAGGAATGGCTGTTCTCTCAAAAAAAATTTATGCTTATTGggaagagtttaaagataagaaACAACACCTTTGTTTAACCCTGAGAATTTGAATAAGTAATAGCCTCGAGTGCTGATAGCATTAAGCATTGCCCTTCATTGGTGTGCtagatatttgttttatcaaactaaataaaattatgccGGTacgttttattttgaacatccaaatcaaagttattaactttttaattttacataatataaattgtatttcaaataatattgtaaagtgcaggttgttgtttttttttataggatCTTCAGCTTCCAAGCAAGATTTAGAGGATTCCTTTTCATACTATGGACCGATCAGGAATGTTTGGGTGGCCAGGAATCCACCAGGCTTTGCCTTTGTGGAGTTTGAGGATCCTAGAGATGCCGAAGATGCTGTGAGAGGCTTAGATGGGCGGTAAGTCcaaagtttcaaatgttttagcGTGTTATGtagataaaatttcaaatgttaagaAATAGAATATGCACAGGCtaggatcaaaataaaaaaaataagtctTCTTGAAGTGTTTATTACATGTGTCTTGGTTTATTTGTGGTAGTTTTAATTCTGACGATCAATTAGTTGAACAATACTTTCTAGTGTAACCGATGTTCCAGCACTGTTTGTGGTCGCCGAGTGAGGGTAGAAATGTCAAATGGTGCTCGTAGCAAGGGTGGCTTCCGAGGCCCTCCTCCTCGCCGAAGTCGTCCGTTTCACCCTGAGGACAGGTGTTATGAGTGTGGCGAACGTGGCCACTATGCTAGAGACTGTACTCGCTATAGTAGCAGCCGACGTGGAGGGCGTCGCAGGTATGTATATAACAGTCTTTCTGATTTGCTGTTACTGTTACATGGTTGTTCAAACCTAAACATTCGTTTatgctgtatattttatattttcaaattgttggCACTCTTAAAGTCTgatgattgaaataaaactaatcatGTTCTTATATCTGAATACTACTTTTAAAGATTTGAAATCCAAATATTGCTGCACATTTGTACTAAATAATGGTTCGATAGTAatgggaaaatatttaaactgttgctcaatactataatatttccattgaagatataaatttgttgaataacgTATGAAATAAATAAGGAAAACACTTGAGCATGTACATGCCTGCATTAATTGTCA includes:
- the LOC124372108 gene encoding serine/arginine-rich splicing factor 7-like isoform X2, with the translated sequence MSRYRDSGNADCKIYVGDLGSSASKQDLEDSFSYYGPIRNVWVARNPPGFAFVEFEDPRDAEDAVRGLDGRTVCGRRVRVEMSNGARSKGGFRGPPPRRSRPFHPEDRCYECGERGHYARDCTRYSSSRRGGRRRSYSRSRSRSRSRDRRSRSRSASRSRSRNRSKSRSPKDRSKSRSKSRSRSRSRAN